A window of Methanomicrobia archaeon contains these coding sequences:
- a CDS encoding adenosylhomocysteinase produces MKDFIIKDITLAERGKKRIEWARRQMPVLQIIRERYEKEKPLEGVKIVACLHVTVETANLILTLRAGGATIALTGSNPLSTQDDVAAALAAEGIHVYAFRGENEKEYYECLDEALKIGPDMTLDDGADTIARVHERGLEGIKGGCEETTTGVIRLRALSAEGRLRFPVIAVNDAETKMMFDNRYGTGQSTLHGIMNATNFLFAGKTVVVVGYGWCGRGVALRAKGHGSSVVVVEVNPRKALEAVMDGYRVMPMTEAAKIGDLFITVTGDISAIRREHFELMQDGALIANSGHFNVEINIPDLEELAVETNEVKEEVVEYVMRDGRRLYLLSEGRLVNLAAAFGHPPEVMDMSFANQALCVRHIVEHHEQLHNEVYSVPKEIDEEVARLKLKAMGVEIEELTDEQKRYLSSWDAGT; encoded by the coding sequence ATGAAAGATTTCATAATTAAGGATATAACCCTTGCGGAAAGAGGGAAGAAGCGTATAGAATGGGCACGGAGACAGATGCCGGTTCTGCAGATCATACGGGAGCGATATGAGAAGGAGAAACCCTTAGAGGGTGTAAAGATCGTGGCCTGCCTCCATGTCACGGTAGAAACGGCGAACCTTATTCTAACACTGCGGGCGGGCGGTGCAACAATAGCACTGACGGGCTCAAATCCACTCAGCACACAGGATGATGTCGCTGCCGCACTTGCGGCTGAGGGGATACATGTCTATGCCTTCCGGGGCGAGAATGAGAAAGAGTACTACGAATGCCTGGACGAGGCGTTGAAGATCGGCCCCGATATGACCCTTGACGACGGCGCGGATACAATCGCACGCGTGCATGAGCGGGGGCTTGAGGGCATTAAGGGCGGCTGCGAGGAGACAACGACAGGGGTCATACGGTTACGGGCGCTTTCAGCCGAAGGGAGGCTGAGGTTTCCGGTCATCGCGGTGAATGATGCGGAGACGAAGATGATGTTTGACAACCGCTACGGAACCGGACAGTCGACCCTGCACGGGATAATGAACGCAACCAACTTCCTCTTTGCCGGTAAGACGGTCGTGGTGGTTGGCTATGGCTGGTGTGGTAGAGGCGTGGCGTTGCGGGCAAAAGGGCATGGCTCGTCCGTAGTGGTAGTGGAAGTGAATCCGAGGAAGGCCTTAGAGGCAGTTATGGACGGTTACCGGGTAATGCCGATGACGGAAGCAGCGAAGATCGGCGATCTTTTCATCACGGTCACGGGGGACATCTCAGCGATACGGCGAGAGCATTTCGAGCTGATGCAGGATGGCGCGCTCATCGCGAATTCCGGCCATTTCAATGTCGAGATTAACATTCCTGACCTCGAAGAGCTTGCGGTCGAAACGAACGAAGTAAAGGAAGAGGTGGTTGAGTACGTCATGCGGGACGGGAGAAGGTTGTATTTATTATCTGAAGGCAGGTTGGTGAATCTCGCTGCTGCGTTCGGGCATCCACCTGAAGTGATGGACATGAGCTTCGCGAATCAGGCGTTGTGTGTGCGGCACATCGTGGAGCATCACGAGCAGTTGCATAACGAGGTTTATTCGGTGCCGAAAGAGATCGATGAGGAGGTGGCGCGTTTGAAGTTGAAGGCGATGGGCGTCGAGATAGAAGAACTGACGGACGAGCAGAAGAGATATCTCAGCTCCTGGGATGCTGGCACGTGA
- a CDS encoding RNA polymerase Rpb4 family protein has product MIVKEILSESVLTLAESKEILTPLRTSGEGTKKKEGEEEEVEIRYERRKASEHTAKFAKLSAEDSRVLINELLELPKMKELIAIRIADIMPKSPNEVRAIYAKERFTLTEADIEGILDCVAKYV; this is encoded by the coding sequence ATGATTGTAAAGGAGATACTGAGCGAAAGTGTATTGACACTTGCGGAATCTAAGGAAATATTAACACCTCTGAGGACGAGTGGCGAGGGCACGAAGAAGAAAGAGGGCGAGGAAGAAGAGGTGGAGATACGTTACGAGAGGAGAAAAGCTTCTGAGCATACCGCAAAGTTCGCGAAGCTCAGCGCGGAAGACTCGCGGGTGCTGATAAACGAGTTGCTCGAACTACCGAAGATGAAAGAGCTGATAGCGATACGGATTGCTGATATTATGCCAAAGAGCCCGAATGAGGTGCGGGCGATCTATGCGAAGGAACGATTTACCCTTACCGAGGCTGACATAGAGGGCATACTCGATTGCGTTGCGAAGTATGTGTGA
- a CDS encoding DUF655 domain-containing protein — protein sequence MEKGRSAGRQKRREIYVRVIDFLPYGHPEDSRPVYQRKPLVQAVGEDQFVLIELSPKKDKIPEVYDRVYIGEGEREVIDHVTKRLRYEELTPTAKVELPYVLEIIIKENEERFIKAFNNAKPITTRLHTLDLLPGIGKKLMWAIVEERKKGEFAGFFDLTKRVKGLHHPEKILAKRIEDEIIDENIKYRLFTP from the coding sequence ATGGAGAAGGGGCGGAGTGCTGGCAGGCAGAAGCGGCGAGAGATTTATGTCCGCGTCATCGATTTTCTACCCTATGGACATCCTGAGGACTCTCGACCGGTCTATCAGAGGAAACCTCTTGTTCAGGCTGTTGGCGAGGATCAATTCGTCTTGATAGAACTTTCACCAAAGAAGGATAAAATACCTGAAGTGTACGACCGCGTGTACATAGGCGAAGGCGAGCGAGAAGTGATAGACCACGTAACCAAGCGGTTGAGATACGAGGAACTAACGCCGACGGCAAAGGTGGAATTACCCTACGTCCTCGAGATCATCATAAAAGAGAACGAGGAACGGTTCATAAAGGCGTTTAACAACGCAAAGCCGATCACCACACGATTACATACGCTCGATTTGCTCCCGGGGATCGGGAAGAAATTGATGTGGGCGATCGTGGAAGAGCGTAAGAAAGGGGAGTTCGCCGGCTTCTTTGACCTCACCAAGCGCGTGAAAGGGCTCCATCATCCTGAAAAGATCCTCGCGAAGCGAATCGAAGATGAAATCATCGACGAAAATATCAAATACCGGCTCTTTACACCCTAA